One part of the Xylanimonas allomyrinae genome encodes these proteins:
- a CDS encoding methionine ABC transporter permease, whose amino-acid sequence MSWWEVLTTHRVIRQMLPEATVETLQMVGVAAGLTLLLGLPLGVMLYATASGGTSPNRPVNAVVGLVANVVRSMPFLILMIALLPLTRWVVGTTLQWEAAVVPLTVGAVPFYARLVETALRDIPVGKVEAAQVMGASQASVTVHVLLREALPALVSSFTVTVIALLGYSAMAGVIGAGGLGALAISYGYQRFDNVVMAACVVVLAVLVVAVQALGDAVARVVDHR is encoded by the coding sequence ATGAGCTGGTGGGAGGTGCTGACGACCCACCGGGTCATCCGGCAGATGCTGCCCGAGGCCACGGTCGAGACGTTGCAGATGGTCGGCGTCGCGGCGGGGCTGACCCTGCTGCTGGGCCTGCCGCTCGGCGTCATGCTCTACGCGACGGCGAGCGGCGGCACGTCGCCGAACCGCCCGGTCAACGCCGTGGTCGGGCTCGTGGCCAACGTGGTGCGCTCGATGCCGTTCCTCATCCTCATGATCGCGCTGCTCCCGCTGACCCGGTGGGTGGTCGGCACGACCCTGCAGTGGGAGGCCGCCGTGGTGCCGCTGACGGTCGGCGCGGTGCCGTTCTACGCGCGCCTGGTCGAGACCGCCCTGAGGGACATCCCCGTGGGCAAGGTCGAGGCGGCGCAGGTCATGGGCGCATCACAGGCCAGCGTCACCGTGCACGTGCTGCTGCGCGAGGCGCTCCCGGCGCTCGTCTCGTCCTTCACCGTCACCGTCATCGCCCTGCTGGGGTACTCGGCCATGGCGGGCGTGATCGGCGCCGGCGGGCTGGGTGCGCTGGCGATCTCCTACGGCTACCAGCGGTTCGACAACGTGGTCATGGCCGCCTGCGTCGTCGTCCTGGCCGTGCTCGTGGTCGCCGTCCAGGCCCTGGGCGACGCCGTCGCCCGCGTGGTCGACCACCGCTGA
- a CDS encoding methionine ABC transporter ATP-binding protein, with protein MPPLPTDTARVRIAGLRKVYGSGERAVTALAGIDLTVRAGEIHGVVGRSGAGKSTLIRCLTLLERPTAGTIEVDGVELTALGERQLRSARRRIGLVFQHVNLLDSRTIAGNVAYPLQIAGVGRRERAARALELLDLVGLADRADAHPAQLSGGQRQRVGIARALAVQPAVLLCDEPTSALDGATTRQILSLIRDLRDRLGISVLVITHEMSVVRQVCDTVTLLDGGLVAEHGPVAEAAGRPGTRLARALIPVPDLPVGGERALLDVGFSTERTPTAHVLRAVADLGAAVEVAAGTIETIAGRQVGRLQLDVRADRVAVVEERLREIGLVPTAAGEGER; from the coding sequence TTGCCCCCGCTCCCGACCGACACGGCGCGAGTGCGTATCGCCGGTCTGCGCAAGGTGTACGGGTCCGGTGAGCGTGCCGTGACCGCGCTCGCCGGGATCGACCTCACGGTCCGCGCCGGGGAGATCCACGGCGTCGTCGGGCGCTCCGGCGCCGGCAAGTCGACCCTGATCCGGTGCCTGACACTGCTGGAGCGGCCCACGGCCGGCACCATCGAGGTCGACGGCGTCGAGCTGACCGCGCTCGGCGAACGGCAGCTCCGCTCTGCCCGGCGTCGCATCGGGCTGGTGTTCCAGCACGTCAACCTGCTCGACTCGAGGACGATCGCCGGGAACGTCGCCTACCCGCTGCAGATCGCCGGCGTCGGCCGCCGCGAGCGCGCCGCACGGGCGCTCGAGCTGCTCGACCTGGTCGGCCTCGCCGACCGGGCCGACGCCCACCCGGCGCAGCTCTCGGGCGGTCAGCGGCAGCGCGTCGGCATCGCCAGGGCGCTCGCGGTCCAGCCCGCCGTGCTGCTGTGCGACGAGCCGACCTCGGCCCTGGACGGGGCGACGACCCGCCAGATCCTGTCCCTCATCCGCGACCTGCGCGACCGGCTGGGTATCTCCGTCCTCGTGATCACGCACGAGATGAGCGTGGTGCGCCAGGTCTGCGACACCGTCACCCTGCTCGACGGCGGCCTGGTCGCCGAGCACGGCCCCGTCGCCGAGGCGGCGGGGCGTCCGGGCACCCGGCTGGCGCGCGCCCTCATCCCCGTGCCCGACCTGCCCGTCGGCGGCGAGCGTGCGCTGCTGGACGTCGGGTTCAGCACCGAGCGGACGCCGACGGCGCACGTGCTGCGCGCCGTGGCGGACCTGGGCGCCGCCGTCGAGGTCGCGGCCGGGACCATCGAGACGATCGCGGGGCGGCAGGTCGGCCGCCTCCAGCTCGACGTGCGTGCCGACCGGGTCGCCGTCGTCGAGGAACGGCTCCGGGAGATCGGGCTCGTCCCGACCGCGGCGGGGGAGGGCGAGCGATGA
- the kduI gene encoding 5-dehydro-4-deoxy-D-glucuronate isomerase — MQQRHATSPEQLLGATSQEVRDRFLVADLFVPGEVRLTGTEHDRVVVGGAVPVGEPLALPAPAELRAAFFLERRELGVVNVGGPGVVTVDGDVYDLAHGACLYVGRGAREVLFAGGSGDGAEPPAFYLFSAPAHVTCPTVLTPPGGGTVLELGDPLTSNRRSLHQIVHEGGVRSCQIVLGVTRLHPGSMWNTMPAHTHARRTECYLYFDVPDDARVLHLCGEPRETRHLVVGDREAVIAPGWSVHSGVGTAAYAFVWAMAGENQAFDDMDGFPVASLR; from the coding sequence ATGCAGCAACGCCATGCGACCAGCCCCGAGCAGCTTCTCGGCGCGACCAGCCAGGAGGTGCGCGACAGGTTCCTGGTCGCGGACCTGTTCGTGCCGGGGGAGGTGCGGCTCACCGGGACCGAGCACGACCGCGTCGTCGTCGGTGGGGCCGTGCCCGTCGGCGAGCCGCTCGCGCTGCCGGCGCCGGCGGAGCTGCGTGCCGCGTTCTTCCTGGAGCGTCGCGAGCTCGGCGTCGTCAACGTGGGCGGTCCGGGTGTGGTCACGGTCGACGGCGACGTGTACGACCTGGCGCACGGCGCGTGCCTGTACGTGGGCCGGGGGGCGCGCGAGGTGCTGTTCGCGGGTGGGTCCGGCGACGGGGCCGAGCCGCCCGCGTTCTACCTGTTCTCGGCGCCCGCGCACGTCACGTGTCCGACGGTGCTGACGCCGCCGGGCGGCGGGACGGTGCTCGAGCTGGGTGATCCGCTCACCTCCAACCGCCGCTCGCTGCACCAGATCGTCCACGAGGGCGGGGTGCGGTCGTGCCAGATCGTCCTGGGGGTCACGCGGCTGCACCCGGGCAGCATGTGGAACACCATGCCGGCGCACACGCACGCGCGCCGCACCGAGTGCTACCTGTACTTCGACGTGCCCGACGACGCGCGCGTGCTGCACCTGTGCGGCGAGCCGCGCGAGACGCGGCATCTGGTCGTCGGAGACCGCGAGGCCGTGATCGCCCCGGGGTGGTCGGTCCACTCGGGCGTGGGAACGGCGGCCTACGCGTTCGTGTGGGCGATGGCGGGGGAGAACCAGGCGTTCGACGACATGGACGGGTTCCCGGTCGCGTCGCTGCGATGA
- a CDS encoding transposase, producing MLEPLLSVRARGRKARVLRRQVDGIRFRLRTGCPWRDVPEDRLSQIRLLLRRFDRCG from the coding sequence GTGCTCGAGCCGTTGCTGTCGGTCAGGGCGCGCGGCCGCAAGGCAAGGGTTCTGCGCCGGCAGGTCGACGGGATCCGGTTCCGGCTCCGCACGGGTTGCCCGTGGCGGGACGTGCCCGAGGACCGGCTGTCCCAGATCCGGCTACTCCTGCGCCGGTTCGACCGCTGCGGGTAG
- the kduD gene encoding 2-dehydro-3-deoxy-D-gluconate 5-dehydrogenase KduD: MSGQGTVGPGAGHGAPGVLDRFRLDGRVALVTGTSRGLGQGIAVALAQAGADVALLDRSDASRTADLVRATGRRCLELRADLATATPADLAAAVEATSRGLGPVDILVNNAGLIRRSPAAEYAAADWAAVLRVDLDAVFHLTQAAGRHMLARGSGSIITVASMLSFQGGVRVPAYTAAKHAVAGLTKALANEWAGRGVNVNAVAPGYLATDNTAPLRADAARSRSIAERIPAGRWGTPADLQGAVVFLASPAAAYVHGVVLPVDGGWLVR; the protein is encoded by the coding sequence GTGAGCGGCCAGGGGACGGTGGGCCCCGGCGCGGGCCACGGTGCGCCGGGCGTTCTCGACCGCTTCCGGCTCGACGGGCGTGTCGCGCTCGTCACGGGCACCTCGCGCGGGCTGGGCCAGGGCATCGCGGTCGCGCTCGCGCAGGCCGGTGCCGACGTCGCGCTGCTCGACCGCAGCGACGCCTCGCGGACGGCGGACCTCGTGCGCGCCACCGGGCGGCGCTGCCTGGAGCTGCGCGCCGACCTGGCCACCGCGACGCCGGCGGACCTCGCGGCCGCGGTCGAGGCGACGTCGCGGGGCCTGGGGCCGGTCGACATCCTGGTCAACAACGCCGGGCTGATCCGGCGCTCCCCGGCGGCCGAGTACGCGGCCGCAGACTGGGCCGCGGTGCTGCGGGTCGACCTCGACGCGGTCTTCCACCTGACCCAGGCGGCAGGCCGGCACATGCTGGCGCGCGGCTCGGGCAGCATCATCACGGTCGCGTCGATGCTCTCGTTCCAGGGCGGCGTCCGCGTGCCCGCGTACACCGCGGCCAAGCATGCGGTCGCCGGGCTGACGAAGGCGCTCGCCAACGAGTGGGCGGGCCGCGGGGTCAACGTGAACGCTGTGGCGCCCGGCTATCTGGCGACCGACAACACCGCGCCGCTGCGCGCCGACGCCGCCCGCTCGCGCTCGATCGCCGAGCGCATCCCGGCCGGGCGCTGGGGCACGCCCGCCGACCTGCAGGGCGCGGTCGTCTTCCTCGCCTCGCCTGCGGCGGCGTACGTCCACGGCGTCGTGCTGCCCGTCGACGGCGGGTGGCTCGTGCGCTGA
- a CDS encoding winged helix-turn-helix domain-containing protein: MVTAPPEPRPHDRPGRDVVTVLPGAREVRRGDAVVPLTRMEHDLWVFLLVKRDVVHTREAILRAVWGWASPDASRTVDTHVARLRRKLGPAGAAITTVHRVGYLLRSTDLRLIEGSGWTQVFPRCVPPGSTPSVPGAPMATVTP; the protein is encoded by the coding sequence ATGGTGACCGCCCCTCCTGAGCCTCGACCGCACGACCGTCCCGGCCGCGACGTGGTCACCGTGCTGCCCGGGGCACGCGAGGTGCGCCGCGGCGACGCCGTCGTGCCGCTGACCCGCATGGAGCACGACCTGTGGGTGTTCCTGCTGGTCAAACGGGATGTCGTCCACACGCGCGAGGCGATCCTGCGGGCCGTGTGGGGCTGGGCGAGTCCCGACGCGTCGCGCACGGTCGACACCCACGTCGCCCGCCTGCGCCGCAAGCTGGGCCCCGCGGGCGCGGCGATCACGACCGTGCACCGGGTCGGCTACCTCCTGCGCAGCACCGATCTGCGTCTCATCGAAGGCTCAGGGTGGACACAAGTGTTTCCTAGGTGTGTCCCACCGGGCTCCACCCCTTCAGTTCCGGGCGCGCCCATGGCTACGGTCACGCCATGA
- a CDS encoding MetQ/NlpA family ABC transporter substrate-binding protein, which yields MRRIVGPAALAAAAALALAACGGSADEPAAAGASSPAGEKVTTLRIGASPTPHAEILEFVQDNLAQAAGLNLEIVTYDDYVLPNTALDEGDLDANFFQHLPYYTSQVSEHGYDFDHFDGIHIEPYAAYSQQWDSIDEVPDGAQFGITNDPGNQARALELLEQQGLITLADTGDKDPTLLDIAENPKDFEFIETAPESLVRALQDVDLAIINGNYALEAGLNPVKDSLFIESGEDNPYANFLAVRAQDKTRPEIVTLDKLLHSDEVRAFIEERWPDGEVVPAF from the coding sequence ATGAGACGAATCGTGGGCCCCGCCGCCCTCGCCGCCGCCGCAGCACTCGCGCTCGCCGCGTGCGGCGGCTCGGCCGACGAGCCGGCCGCGGCAGGCGCGAGCTCGCCCGCCGGCGAGAAGGTCACCACCCTGCGGATCGGCGCCAGCCCGACCCCGCACGCGGAGATCCTGGAGTTCGTGCAGGACAACCTGGCGCAGGCCGCCGGGCTGAACCTGGAGATCGTCACCTACGACGACTACGTGCTGCCGAACACCGCGCTCGACGAGGGCGACCTGGACGCGAACTTCTTCCAGCACCTGCCCTACTACACCTCGCAGGTCAGCGAGCACGGCTACGACTTCGACCACTTCGACGGCATCCACATCGAGCCGTACGCCGCCTACTCGCAGCAGTGGGACAGCATCGACGAGGTGCCCGACGGGGCCCAGTTCGGCATCACCAACGACCCGGGCAACCAGGCCCGCGCGCTGGAGCTGCTGGAGCAGCAGGGCCTGATCACGCTCGCCGACACCGGCGACAAGGACCCGACCCTGCTCGACATCGCCGAGAACCCCAAGGACTTCGAGTTCATCGAGACGGCGCCGGAGTCCCTGGTGCGCGCGCTGCAGGACGTCGACCTGGCGATCATCAACGGCAACTACGCGCTCGAAGCCGGCCTCAACCCGGTCAAGGACTCGCTGTTCATCGAGTCGGGCGAGGACAACCCGTACGCCAACTTCCTCGCGGTGCGCGCGCAGGACAAGACCCGGCCGGAGATCGTCACGCTCGACAAGCTCCTGCACTCCGACGAGGTGCGCGCCTTCATCGAGGAGCGCTGGCCGGACGGCGAGGTCGTCCCGGCGTTCTGA
- a CDS encoding M14 family zinc carboxypeptidase, with protein MSHHRTTPEGLTGLPDGRPPSRRRPLTRAGIATAVAGLVVGGLVAPARAAGSDDVVVVTVQAGQSGDAGLRDAIAGLDVLDANGSQANLLGDAATVEDLEAAGVDVVRTRAYGDVIGSAPQPRALRAAPAQSLYPVPERIAGNQYETFFGGYRTVSAHEQFLRDVAAAYPELVELVDYGDSWLKTQGRGGHDLVALRITEGADHDGRWETNDNGKPRFFLTAQAHAREILTSEIAWRYIVSLLDNYGKDPQVTQLLQSTEIWVQTQNNPDGIDLVEDALDDPDLRLTAAGDGNPVNQSKAWQRKNLDDSDYVQTSTSWSSSQPGIDLNRNFATDWGGASTSATPSSQTYRGTAPFSEPEAAAEATLLTTLFGTYETGTTTAAPDDRRGTFLNLHTSGGLAIYPYAYDYQANVPNLEQVKTLGFRQTYFSGQNTGKAGEILYNNAGNDIDWIYDQLGIPAYTWELGSSAEGGFFSSYSRVPAFWAQTERAIYYLAEAAGSPYTSPWARR; from the coding sequence ATGTCGCACCATCGCACCACCCCGGAGGGCCTGACCGGCCTGCCGGACGGCAGGCCCCCGTCGCGCCGTCGCCCCCTCACCCGAGCCGGGATCGCGACCGCCGTCGCGGGTCTCGTCGTCGGCGGCCTCGTCGCACCGGCCCGCGCGGCCGGGTCCGACGACGTCGTCGTCGTGACCGTGCAGGCCGGGCAGTCCGGCGACGCGGGCCTGCGGGACGCGATCGCCGGGCTCGACGTCCTCGACGCCAACGGCTCGCAGGCCAACCTGCTCGGCGACGCCGCGACGGTCGAGGACCTCGAGGCCGCCGGCGTCGACGTCGTCCGCACGCGGGCCTACGGCGACGTCATCGGCTCGGCACCCCAGCCGCGCGCCCTGCGCGCAGCCCCGGCGCAGTCCCTGTACCCGGTCCCCGAGCGCATCGCGGGCAACCAGTACGAGACGTTCTTCGGCGGGTACCGCACCGTCTCGGCGCACGAGCAGTTCCTGCGCGACGTCGCCGCGGCCTACCCCGAGCTCGTCGAGCTGGTCGACTACGGCGACTCGTGGCTCAAGACCCAAGGCCGCGGCGGGCACGACCTGGTCGCGCTGCGCATCACCGAGGGCGCGGACCACGACGGCCGCTGGGAGACCAACGACAACGGCAAGCCGCGGTTCTTCCTCACCGCCCAGGCGCACGCCCGCGAGATCCTCACCTCGGAGATCGCCTGGCGCTACATCGTGTCGCTGCTCGACAACTACGGCAAGGACCCGCAGGTCACCCAGCTCCTGCAGTCCACCGAGATCTGGGTCCAGACGCAGAACAACCCCGACGGCATCGACCTCGTCGAGGACGCCCTGGACGACCCCGACCTGCGCCTGACGGCGGCCGGTGACGGCAACCCCGTCAACCAGTCGAAGGCGTGGCAGCGCAAGAACCTCGACGACTCCGACTACGTGCAGACCAGCACCAGCTGGTCCAGCTCGCAGCCGGGCATCGACCTGAACCGCAACTTCGCGACCGACTGGGGCGGCGCGTCGACGTCGGCGACCCCGAGCTCGCAGACCTACCGGGGCACGGCCCCCTTCTCCGAGCCGGAGGCGGCCGCCGAGGCCACGCTGCTCACCACGCTCTTCGGCACGTACGAGACCGGCACCACGACCGCCGCCCCGGACGACCGCCGCGGCACGTTCCTCAACCTGCACACGTCCGGCGGCCTGGCGATCTACCCGTACGCCTACGACTACCAGGCGAACGTGCCGAACCTCGAACAGGTCAAGACGCTCGGGTTCCGCCAGACGTACTTCAGCGGGCAGAACACCGGCAAGGCCGGCGAGATCCTCTACAACAACGCCGGCAACGACATCGACTGGATCTACGACCAGCTCGGCATCCCGGCGTACACGTGGGAGCTCGGCTCGAGCGCCGAGGGCGGGTTCTTCTCGTCCTACAGCCGCGTCCCGGCGTTCTGGGCGCAGACGGAGCGGGCGATCTACTACCTCGCCGAGGCGGCCGGGTCGCCGTACACCTCCCCCTGGGCCCGTCGGTGA
- the ngcE gene encoding N-acetylglucosamine/diacetylchitobiose ABC transporter substrate-binding protein, whose translation MPRRVLLRPRLALAVVLALGAAPAACAPGETGPGGDPTGDVVGPFGAPAGADLEVYVFDGGYGAEYTDTVVDLYHRGLPGSRVDVSAVQEIATQLQPRFVAGNPPDLVDNSGRPLEVTTLADAGQLTDLAPLLAAPSFDDPAVTVGETLVDGVVQAGTHDGTLLELRYVNTAYGLWYSRSLFDRHGWTVPTTWDELLALGEQAKAEGIALLAYPGQAMSYLADVFVALVGKQAGLGALEALDNLEPGAWRAPAVVAAFDALAGLRTRGLVLDGCEGLDHTQAQTAFVRGEALFYPAGSWLENEMRHVTPAGFEMAIAPVPLLDDDAALDAAALTVVPGEPFVVPARAANPAGAMEFLRAMLSREAAADFTRRTGVPTVVRGTTGDADLPALRTVTEAIDAGAQPQLRAWFRTWYEPLRTQVFATLGDVLAGRVTAQEAATTLQETADDVAADDAITKHTRR comes from the coding sequence GTGCCACGACGAGTGCTCCTTCGCCCGCGCCTGGCCCTCGCCGTCGTGCTCGCGCTGGGCGCCGCCCCGGCCGCCTGCGCGCCCGGGGAGACCGGACCCGGCGGCGACCCGACCGGTGACGTCGTCGGCCCGTTCGGCGCGCCGGCGGGCGCAGACCTCGAGGTGTACGTCTTCGACGGCGGCTACGGAGCCGAGTACACCGACACGGTCGTCGACCTGTACCACCGCGGCCTGCCCGGATCGCGGGTCGACGTGTCCGCGGTGCAGGAGATCGCGACCCAGCTCCAGCCCCGGTTCGTGGCCGGCAACCCGCCCGACCTGGTCGACAACTCCGGCAGGCCGCTCGAGGTCACCACGCTCGCCGACGCCGGCCAGCTCACCGACCTGGCGCCGCTGCTCGCGGCGCCGTCGTTCGACGACCCGGCCGTGACGGTCGGCGAGACCCTGGTCGACGGCGTCGTGCAGGCCGGCACGCACGACGGCACGCTGCTCGAGCTGCGATACGTCAACACCGCCTACGGGCTGTGGTACTCGCGGTCGCTGTTCGACCGGCACGGCTGGACCGTGCCGACCACGTGGGACGAGCTCCTGGCCCTGGGCGAGCAGGCGAAGGCCGAGGGCATCGCGCTGCTCGCCTACCCGGGCCAGGCCATGAGCTACCTCGCCGACGTGTTCGTCGCCCTCGTCGGCAAGCAGGCAGGCCTCGGCGCGCTGGAGGCGCTCGACAACCTGGAGCCGGGAGCATGGCGGGCCCCCGCCGTCGTCGCGGCGTTCGACGCGCTCGCCGGGCTGCGCACGCGGGGCCTCGTCCTGGACGGCTGCGAGGGGCTCGACCACACCCAGGCACAGACCGCGTTCGTGCGCGGCGAGGCGCTGTTCTACCCGGCCGGGTCGTGGCTCGAGAACGAGATGCGCCACGTCACGCCGGCGGGCTTCGAGATGGCGATCGCGCCCGTGCCGCTGCTCGACGACGACGCCGCGCTCGACGCCGCCGCGCTCACCGTCGTGCCCGGCGAGCCGTTCGTCGTGCCCGCCCGGGCCGCCAACCCCGCCGGGGCGATGGAGTTCCTGCGCGCGATGCTCTCCCGGGAGGCCGCGGCCGACTTCACGCGGCGCACCGGCGTGCCCACCGTCGTGCGCGGCACGACCGGCGACGCCGACCTGCCGGCGCTGCGGACGGTCACCGAGGCCATCGACGCGGGCGCGCAACCGCAGCTGCGAGCGTGGTTCCGCACCTGGTACGAGCCGCTGCGCACCCAGGTGTTCGCGACGCTCGGCGACGTGCTCGCCGGCCGGGTCACGGCCCAGGAGGCCGCCACGACCCTCCAGGAGACCGCCGACGACGTCGCGGCCGACGACGCGATCACGAAGCACACGCGGCGGTGA
- a CDS encoding substrate-binding domain-containing protein: MRASERRAAIERELRLTGKVNVAELARAMATSPISIRRDLNTLVERGVARRIHGGAIAVGQRQPTPPTPRPRPVRRPGAEGTPTTIGLLVPSARYYYAGVLDGVKAAAAQTRVRVVLAVSGYSQAEERSQIQRLVQRGVDAIVATPAQVARDDAATYDLLRDLPLPVVLMERDGGDEYALLDSVRSDHAYGARMAFGRLAGAGHRAVMLVCAEDTATSAWLHAGFEARRELFDPARTERMAIPSAPEYAPELRTRIDEVLDRCAELGVTGAVVHPDVAAILMAQRARERGIDIPRELEIIAYDDEVAALADPPLDAIAPPKHEVGRLALRLAIERARTSPTGALPRHIALPPSLVLRGMGLRDESGAGHETGAIL, from the coding sequence GTGCGCGCGTCCGAGAGGCGAGCGGCCATCGAGCGCGAGCTGCGGCTCACCGGCAAGGTCAACGTCGCCGAGCTCGCGCGGGCGATGGCGACCTCGCCCATCAGCATCCGGCGTGACCTCAACACGCTCGTCGAGCGAGGCGTGGCCCGCCGCATCCACGGCGGCGCGATCGCCGTCGGGCAGAGGCAACCCACGCCCCCCACGCCCCGCCCGCGCCCGGTGCGGCGCCCCGGCGCCGAGGGCACGCCCACCACGATCGGTCTCCTCGTACCGTCGGCGCGCTACTACTACGCCGGCGTGCTCGACGGCGTGAAGGCCGCCGCAGCCCAGACGCGCGTGCGCGTGGTGCTCGCCGTCTCGGGCTACTCGCAGGCGGAGGAACGCTCGCAGATCCAGCGCCTGGTCCAGCGCGGCGTGGACGCGATCGTCGCCACGCCCGCGCAGGTCGCCCGGGACGACGCCGCGACCTACGACCTCCTGCGCGACCTGCCGCTGCCCGTCGTGCTCATGGAACGCGACGGCGGCGACGAGTACGCGCTGCTCGACTCCGTGCGCTCCGACCACGCCTACGGCGCCCGCATGGCCTTCGGGCGGCTCGCCGGCGCGGGCCACCGCGCGGTCATGCTCGTGTGCGCCGAGGACACGGCGACCTCCGCGTGGCTGCACGCCGGCTTCGAGGCCAGGCGCGAGCTGTTCGACCCCGCGCGCACCGAACGGATGGCGATCCCGTCCGCGCCCGAGTACGCGCCCGAGCTGCGCACACGCATCGACGAGGTGCTCGACCGCTGCGCCGAGCTCGGCGTCACGGGCGCCGTCGTCCACCCCGACGTCGCGGCCATCCTCATGGCGCAGCGCGCCCGCGAGCGCGGCATCGACATCCCGCGCGAGCTCGAGATCATCGCGTACGACGACGAGGTCGCGGCGCTCGCAGACCCGCCCCTCGACGCGATCGCCCCGCCCAAGCACGAGGTCGGGCGCCTGGCCCTGCGCCTGGCGATCGAGCGCGCACGCACGTCGCCCACCGGTGCGCTGCCCCGGCACATCGCGCTGCCGCCCTCACTGGTCCTGCGGGGCATGGGGCTGCGTGACGAGTCGGGTGCCGGTCACGAGACCGGAGCGATCCTCTGA
- a CDS encoding glycoside hydrolase family 88 protein, translating into MRLVTEFAPAVEAAVATLRSNLAAFGSLYPDDTTTGGRYLTRPSVPGFAEGGNYGWTTSFWPGMQWLAYELTGDAVFRSAGLSHVADFARRIELTEDVGTHDLGFLYSLACVAPWRLTGDQDAWRAAVAAAEHLMTRFLEPAGIVQAWGNLADPAQRGRTIIDSLMNMPLLTWAGRQTGDPRYAEAVARHSVQLARQIVRPDDSTFHTFTWDPVTGEPMGGSTAQGAHDGSCWARGQAWGIYGFALNFQATGDVRLLRAAERCARYYLEHLPGDGVPYWDLTFTSGDEPRDSSAAAVAACGLHELARLVAPARGECYAAAARDMLRSLAKGYTPAADGVRSDALLLHSVYSVPGNLGVDEGSLWGDYFYLEALVRHVDPEWERYW; encoded by the coding sequence ATGAGGCTCGTCACCGAGTTCGCCCCCGCCGTCGAGGCTGCCGTGGCCACGCTGCGGTCCAACCTCGCCGCGTTCGGCTCGCTCTACCCGGACGACACGACGACGGGCGGCCGCTACCTGACGCGCCCGTCGGTGCCCGGGTTCGCGGAGGGGGGCAACTACGGGTGGACCACGAGCTTCTGGCCCGGCATGCAGTGGCTGGCCTACGAGCTGACGGGCGACGCCGTCTTCCGGTCCGCGGGCCTGTCGCACGTGGCCGACTTCGCGCGCCGGATCGAGCTGACCGAGGACGTCGGTACGCACGACCTGGGGTTCCTGTACTCGCTCGCGTGCGTGGCCCCGTGGCGGCTGACGGGCGACCAGGACGCGTGGCGGGCGGCGGTCGCCGCGGCCGAGCACCTCATGACACGGTTCCTGGAGCCGGCGGGCATCGTCCAGGCGTGGGGCAACCTGGCCGACCCTGCCCAGCGCGGGCGCACCATCATCGACAGCCTCATGAACATGCCGCTGCTGACCTGGGCGGGCCGGCAGACGGGTGACCCGCGCTACGCCGAGGCGGTGGCGCGGCACAGCGTGCAGCTCGCGCGGCAGATCGTGCGCCCCGACGACTCGACGTTCCACACGTTCACCTGGGACCCGGTCACCGGCGAGCCCATGGGTGGGTCGACGGCACAGGGTGCTCATGACGGCTCGTGCTGGGCGCGCGGGCAGGCGTGGGGCATCTACGGGTTCGCACTGAACTTCCAGGCGACGGGTGACGTGCGCCTGCTGCGCGCTGCCGAACGCTGCGCCCGCTACTACCTGGAACACCTTCCGGGGGACGGCGTGCCCTACTGGGACCTCACCTTCACCTCGGGCGACGAGCCGCGCGACAGCTCGGCGGCGGCGGTCGCCGCGTGCGGGCTGCACGAGCTCGCCCGGCTCGTGGCCCCGGCCCGCGGGGAGTGCTACGCGGCCGCGGCGCGCGACATGCTGCGCTCCCTGGCGAAGGGGTACACGCCCGCTGCCGACGGCGTCCGCTCGGACGCGCTGCTGCTGCACTCGGTGTACAGCGTGCCGGGCAACCTGGGCGTCGACGAGGGCAGCCTGTGGGGCGACTACTTCTACCTCGAGGCGCTCGTGCGGCACGTCGACCCCGAGTGGGAGCGGTACTGGTGA